The following are encoded together in the Triticum dicoccoides isolate Atlit2015 ecotype Zavitan chromosome 6B, WEW_v2.0, whole genome shotgun sequence genome:
- the LOC119322587 gene encoding uncharacterized protein LOC119322587, translated as MARYRTQNMCLIMVHTIGWFLLPICFFVGSSNLKPLSCKEEQVMWIFYEQKIQEVCRAFIFPHKIQLNMASPQRNGIRTPFQDLTNTRNSANWNNKQCIS; from the exons ATGGCTCGATACCGAACCCAGAACATGTGCCTGATCATGGTACACACCATTGGATGGTTTTTGCTGCCTATATGTTTTT TTGTTGGGAGCTCGAATCTGAAGCCTCTATCCTGCAAAGAGGAGCAAGTGATGTGGATATTTTACGAGCAAAAGATTCAAGAAGTGTGCAGAGCATTCATATTCCCCCACAAAATTCAG TTGAATATGGCATCCCCTCAACGTAATGGGATCCGGACACCATTTCAGGACCTAACGAACACTAGAAATTCTG
- the LOC119322585 gene encoding plant cysteine oxidase 4-like, which produces MPKIKNLSDACKVSFSPDGPISEEALERVRALLDEIRPLDLGLDNEAQIARTWNSSTRQQNGRRGRGGPNQYAPTIKYLHIHECKSFSMGIFCMPPSSVIPLHNHPGMTVLSKLLYGKLHAESYDWIDVADPTDPLKPRPARCVRDREMTAPETTILYPDRGGNIHTFRAITPCALFDVLSPPYSAENGRDCSYFQKSSVKEPSVILPSDIDSSEVVWLEELEDHQPPEGFVVARGLYKGPVIRR; this is translated from the exons ATGCCAAAAATAAAGAACCTGTCTGATGCATGTAAAGTATCATTTTCTCCAGATGGACCTATATCTGAAGAAGCACTCGAGAGAGTTCGTGCACTGTTAG ATGAGATCAGACCTTTAGATCTTGGTTTAGATAACGAAGCACAAATTGCACGTACTTGGAATAGTTCTACGCGTCAACAGAATGGGAGGCGAGGACGCGGTGGGCCTAATCAGTACGCGCCCACAATCAAATATCTGCACATTCATGAATGCAAAAGTTTCTCT ATGGGTATATTTTGTATGCCACCGTCATCAGTTATTCCACTTCACAATCATCCAGGAATGACTGTGCTGAGCAAGCTTCTTTATGGCAAGCTGCACGCCGAATCGTATGATTGGATTGATGTAGCTGATCCAACTGACCCATTAAAGC CAAGACCAGCAAGGTGTGTGAGAGACCGTGAAATGACTGCGCCAGAGACGACCATTCTTTATCCTGATAGGGGTGGTAACATCCATACTTTCAGAGCCATCACACCTTGTGCGCTCTTTGACGTCCTTTCTCCACCATATTCTGCTGAGAATGGGAGAGACTGTTCATACTTCCAGAAGTCTTCAGTCAAGGAGCCATCTG TTATTTTGCCGAGTGATATAGATAGCTCAGAGGTAGTCTGGTTGGAGGAATTGGAGGACCATCAGCCTCCGGAGGGCTTTGTTGTTGCTAGAGGTTTGTATAAAGGCCCTGTGATAAGGAGATAG